The following are encoded in a window of Lacinutrix sp. WUR7 genomic DNA:
- a CDS encoding glycoside hydrolase family 65 protein, giving the protein MNQDYIQPDNWSIIEEGFDADRVKSSESLFSIGNGAMGQRANFEEKYTGATFQGSYIAGVYYPDKTRVGWWKNGYPEYFAKVLNAPNWIGINVLVNKEQLDLFTCKEVRNFRRELNMKEGWLSRSFVAILSNNVEVEVNTKRFLSLDLDEVGAINFNITPINGDAEITFQPYLDAGITNEDTNWDDKFWDTLKVSSEGERAFIEAKTMKTGFHTCAFMESSVFINNERQDQKPEVDKQANTIAFSYTVSVLANKTASIHKFGGYTVDRNHNKNQLVFAANKALETATKLGFHALLANQKEAWSKIWEMSDITIDGDVKAQQGIRFNIFQLNQTYLGKDSTLNIGPKGFTGEKYGGSTYWDTEAYCIPFYMATKDQKVARSLLKYRYNHLDKAIENAGKLGFKNGAALYPMVTMNGEECHNEWEITFEEIHRNGAIAFAIYNYYRYTGDFSYIPEMGLEVLIGIARFWQQRATFSTEKNQYVILGVTGPNEYENNINNNFYTNYLAKWCIDYAIENIEKVKEGYREDYLRITGKTKITHEELDHWKKVADNMYFPYSEKHQVYLQQDGFLDKELITVADLPKADRPINQKWSWDRILRSPYIKQADTLQGLYFFEDQFSTEELKRHFDFYEPFTVHESSLSPCVHSIQAAKLDQMDQAYTFYLRTSRLDLDDYNKEVDEGLHITSMAGTWMSIVEGFGGMRIKNDMLNFEPRIPKEWEAYSFKVNFRDQILKVNVSQSETTFELEGDTALNIVVNSKPVTVSPDNLVKV; this is encoded by the coding sequence ATGAATCAAGATTATATACAACCAGACAATTGGTCTATAATTGAAGAAGGTTTTGATGCAGATCGCGTAAAATCTTCAGAAAGTTTATTTAGCATCGGAAATGGTGCTATGGGCCAACGTGCTAATTTTGAAGAGAAATATACAGGAGCCACCTTTCAAGGAAGTTATATTGCAGGAGTTTATTATCCAGATAAAACGAGAGTAGGTTGGTGGAAAAATGGATACCCAGAATATTTTGCAAAAGTTCTTAATGCGCCAAATTGGATAGGGATTAACGTACTGGTAAATAAGGAGCAATTAGATTTATTTACTTGTAAAGAAGTGAGAAACTTTCGTAGAGAATTGAATATGAAAGAAGGTTGGCTTTCTAGAAGTTTTGTAGCAATACTTTCAAATAATGTTGAGGTTGAAGTGAATACAAAACGCTTTTTAAGTTTAGATCTAGATGAGGTTGGTGCTATTAATTTCAACATAACACCTATAAATGGCGATGCAGAAATTACTTTTCAGCCGTATTTAGATGCAGGAATTACCAATGAAGATACCAATTGGGACGATAAGTTTTGGGATACTTTAAAGGTGTCTTCAGAAGGTGAAAGAGCTTTTATTGAAGCAAAAACCATGAAAACAGGTTTTCATACTTGTGCTTTTATGGAATCTTCGGTTTTTATAAATAACGAAAGACAAGACCAAAAACCAGAGGTAGATAAACAGGCTAATACTATTGCGTTTAGCTATACCGTTTCTGTTCTAGCAAACAAAACAGCAAGCATTCATAAATTTGGTGGCTATACGGTAGACAGAAATCACAATAAAAATCAATTGGTTTTCGCAGCAAATAAGGCTTTAGAAACTGCTACAAAATTAGGGTTTCACGCACTTTTGGCGAATCAAAAAGAGGCTTGGTCTAAAATATGGGAAATGTCAGACATCACTATTGATGGCGACGTAAAAGCACAACAAGGAATTCGTTTTAATATCTTTCAATTAAATCAAACCTATTTAGGTAAAGATTCTACCTTAAATATTGGCCCGAAAGGATTTACAGGAGAAAAATATGGGGGAAGTACCTATTGGGATACCGAGGCATATTGTATTCCTTTTTATATGGCTACTAAAGATCAAAAAGTAGCGCGAAGCTTGCTTAAATATAGATATAATCATTTAGATAAAGCGATTGAAAATGCTGGAAAATTAGGCTTCAAAAACGGAGCAGCATTATATCCAATGGTAACTATGAATGGGGAAGAATGCCATAATGAATGGGAGATTACCTTTGAGGAAATCCACAGAAATGGAGCCATCGCTTTCGCTATTTATAATTACTATCGTTACACAGGCGATTTTAGCTATATTCCAGAAATGGGATTAGAAGTCCTTATCGGAATTGCAAGATTCTGGCAACAACGTGCAACCTTTTCTACAGAGAAAAATCAGTACGTTATTTTAGGTGTTACCGGTCCAAATGAATATGAAAATAACATCAACAATAATTTTTACACCAACTATTTAGCAAAATGGTGTATCGATTATGCTATAGAAAATATTGAAAAAGTAAAAGAAGGTTATCGCGAAGACTATTTGCGTATTACTGGTAAAACCAAAATCACACACGAAGAGCTTGATCACTGGAAAAAAGTAGCCGACAACATGTATTTTCCATATTCTGAAAAGCACCAAGTGTACTTACAACAGGATGGTTTTTTAGATAAGGAATTAATTACCGTTGCAGATTTGCCAAAAGCAGACAGACCAATCAATCAAAAATGGAGTTGGGACCGAATTTTACGTTCGCCTTACATCAAACAAGCAGATACCTTACAAGGTTTATACTTTTTTGAAGATCAGTTTTCAACCGAAGAATTAAAACGTCATTTCGATTTTTACGAACCATTTACCGTACATGAAAGTTCACTTTCTCCTTGTGTACACAGTATTCAGGCTGCTAAATTAGATCAAATGGATCAAGCATATACGTTCTATTTACGTACTTCTCGTTTAGATCTAGACGACTATAATAAAGAGGTCGATGAAGGTCTTCATATTACTAGTATGGCTGGAACTTGGATGAGTATTGTAGAAGGTTTTGGTGGTATGCGTATTAAAAATGACATGCTAAATTTTGAACCTCGTATCCCAAAAGAATGGGAAGCATATTCTTTTAAAGTAAACTTTAGAGATCAGATTTTAAAAGTGAATGTATCCCAATCAGAAACGACTTTTGAGTTAGAAGGTGATACCGCTTTAAACATAGTAGTAAATAGCAAACCTGTAACGGTTTCTCCAGATAATTTGGTGAAAGTATAA
- the pgmB gene encoding beta-phosphoglucomutase → MNKKGFIFDLDGVIVDTAKYHFLAWKKLAKSIDVDFTHEQNEQLKGVSRVKSLEKILEWGNKTISEEQFNNLMASKNDDYLSFIAKMDDNEILPDVPKILDYLIAQEQPVSLGSASKNARQILEKVNLMNKFNAIVDGNDVSKAKPDPEVFLIAAKHLNIKPEDCIVFEDSVAGVQAANTANMISIGIGEKDVLHEADYIFSDFTEIENSFIQELINR, encoded by the coding sequence ATGAATAAAAAAGGATTCATATTCGACCTAGACGGTGTTATTGTAGATACTGCAAAATATCATTTTTTAGCATGGAAAAAACTAGCTAAAAGTATAGATGTAGATTTTACACACGAGCAAAACGAACAACTTAAAGGTGTTAGCCGCGTAAAATCACTCGAAAAAATATTAGAATGGGGAAATAAAACCATTTCCGAAGAACAGTTTAACAACTTAATGGCTAGTAAAAACGATGACTATTTAAGTTTTATAGCTAAAATGGATGATAACGAGATTCTGCCAGATGTGCCTAAGATTTTAGATTATTTAATCGCTCAAGAACAACCTGTTTCTTTAGGTTCAGCGAGTAAAAATGCACGTCAAATTTTAGAAAAAGTAAACTTGATGAACAAGTTTAACGCTATTGTAGATGGTAATGATGTTAGTAAAGCGAAACCAGATCCAGAAGTGTTTTTAATTGCTGCAAAACATTTAAATATCAAACCTGAAGATTGTATTGTATTTGAAGATTCGGTAGCAGGAGTACAAGCTGCAAATACTGCTAATATGATTTCTATTGGTATTGGTGAAAAAGACGTGTTACATGAGGCCGATTATATTTTTTCAGACTTTACGGAAATAGAAAATAGCTTCATTCAAGAATTAATAAATAGATAA
- a CDS encoding MFS transporter, producing MKKRVLGFWEIWNMSFGFLGIQFGFALQGGFMSRIFQTLGAEKDAIPLLWIAAPLTGLLVQPIIGYLSDRTWSVKWGRRRPYFLIGAILSSIALFFVPHSPTLWMAAGFLWILDASINISMEPFRALVADKLPESQRSYGFVMQTLIIGIGTWVASNLPWLVSQLGVSNEAASGVVPMSVKVAFAIGAFVFLVSILYTVFTTTEYPPEDMEEFEKEKAKKNQFLPDILNNIGNMPLTMKKLGVIQFFSWFAFFTMWSMANPALTEHVFHTPAPIEAAFDMTNALQSEAFNVANTAFQESSNAVGSAMGVYGLSSMAFALLLTFYTSKRRINRKLVHLSSLILGGLGFLFMSYTSPENLKWCFVLIGFAWGSILSMPYAMLSSSVDPKKMGVIMGIFNMFIVIPQIIAALGGINFVSGLLGEEAINAMTVAGISLIIAGLCNLLITNKNAITYQAEEI from the coding sequence ATGAAAAAGCGCGTATTAGGTTTTTGGGAAATCTGGAACATGAGTTTCGGTTTCTTGGGGATACAATTCGGATTTGCACTACAAGGAGGCTTTATGTCTCGAATTTTTCAAACCCTAGGAGCAGAAAAAGATGCCATTCCATTATTATGGATTGCTGCACCTTTAACTGGTTTATTGGTACAACCAATTATTGGTTATTTAAGTGATAGAACATGGAGTGTTAAATGGGGAAGACGTAGGCCTTATTTTTTAATTGGAGCGATATTAAGTTCCATTGCATTATTTTTTGTGCCACACTCTCCAACACTTTGGATGGCGGCAGGATTTTTATGGATTCTCGATGCTTCCATAAATATTTCTATGGAACCCTTTAGGGCCTTAGTAGCAGATAAACTTCCAGAATCACAACGGTCTTACGGTTTTGTGATGCAAACACTAATTATAGGAATTGGTACTTGGGTTGCAAGTAATTTACCTTGGCTAGTTTCTCAATTAGGAGTTAGTAACGAAGCTGCTTCAGGTGTAGTGCCAATGTCTGTAAAAGTCGCATTCGCAATTGGTGCTTTTGTGTTTTTAGTCAGTATTTTATACACCGTTTTTACTACCACAGAATATCCTCCTGAAGACATGGAAGAATTCGAAAAAGAAAAAGCGAAGAAAAATCAATTCCTTCCAGATATTTTAAATAATATAGGAAACATGCCACTTACCATGAAAAAGTTAGGTGTCATTCAATTCTTTTCCTGGTTTGCATTTTTCACCATGTGGAGTATGGCAAATCCAGCACTTACCGAACATGTTTTTCATACTCCAGCTCCAATTGAAGCTGCTTTTGATATGACTAATGCCTTACAATCGGAAGCTTTTAATGTAGCAAATACAGCATTTCAAGAATCTTCAAATGCAGTAGGTTCTGCTATGGGAGTTTACGGATTATCCTCTATGGCATTCGCTTTATTGCTAACTTTTTATACTTCAAAAAGACGCATCAATAGAAAACTGGTACACTTGAGTTCTTTAATCTTAGGAGGCTTAGGATTTCTATTCATGAGCTATACGTCACCCGAAAATTTAAAATGGTGTTTTGTATTAATAGGCTTTGCTTGGGGAAGTATTCTTTCTATGCCGTATGCCATGTTATCTAGTTCTGTAGATCCTAAAAAAATGGGTGTCATTATGGGAATCTTCAATATGTTTATTGTAATCCCACAAATTATTGCAGCGCTTGGCGGAATTAATTTTGTGTCCGGATTATTAGGAGAAGAAGCTATTAACGCAATGACAGTTGCAGGAATAAGTCTAATAATTGCAGGACTTTGCAACTTGTTAATTACCAATAAAAACGCAATTACATATCAAGCAGAAGAAATATAA
- a CDS encoding LacI family DNA-binding transcriptional regulator: MKRKVTLKQIAKELDVSISTVSKALRNSKEISEDTRQKVQAFAKLYNYRPNNIALSLKNRKTKTIGIIIPEIVHHFFSKVIRGIELVANKRGYNVIVGLSNESFSKEVINMEMLANGSIDGFILSIAKETLQQQDYHHFTETINQGMPIVMFDRVVNEIKCDKVIVDDAEGAKQAVTKLINNDCKNIAIITTMDYVSVGKLRTQGYLEALEEHKINPKASLILKVHDQLLSEDHLDSLEIEIENLFKNNKNLDGIFAVNELYALTAMKVARKMHLKIPEDIQIIGFTDGVLSKHAVPALTTVSQHGQKIGEKAAELLINNLEREDEEDIYETVVIETELIERESTK; the protein is encoded by the coding sequence ATGAAACGAAAAGTTACCCTAAAACAGATAGCAAAAGAATTAGACGTGTCTATTTCTACTGTATCCAAAGCACTAAGAAATAGTAAAGAAATAAGTGAAGATACCAGACAAAAAGTTCAAGCATTTGCTAAACTCTATAATTATAGACCAAACAATATTGCACTGAGTTTAAAGAATAGGAAAACAAAAACGATAGGTATTATTATACCAGAAATTGTGCATCATTTTTTCTCGAAAGTTATTCGAGGTATTGAGTTGGTTGCCAATAAACGTGGTTATAATGTTATTGTTGGGTTATCTAACGAGTCTTTCTCTAAAGAGGTTATAAATATGGAAATGCTTGCCAACGGTAGTATAGATGGTTTTATATTATCTATTGCAAAAGAAACATTGCAACAGCAGGATTATCATCATTTTACCGAAACTATTAATCAAGGTATGCCCATTGTAATGTTTGATAGAGTTGTAAATGAAATAAAATGTGATAAAGTTATCGTTGATGATGCTGAAGGTGCTAAGCAAGCAGTAACAAAGTTAATTAATAACGACTGTAAAAACATTGCGATTATTACAACAATGGACTATGTTAGTGTTGGTAAATTAAGAACCCAAGGCTATTTAGAAGCGCTAGAAGAACATAAAATAAACCCAAAAGCAAGTTTAATTTTAAAAGTACATGACCAATTATTATCTGAAGATCATTTAGATTCTTTAGAAATAGAAATTGAAAATTTATTTAAAAACAATAAAAATCTGGATGGTATTTTTGCCGTAAATGAACTCTATGCACTTACCGCAATGAAGGTGGCGAGGAAGATGCATTTAAAAATTCCGGAAGACATTCAAATCATTGGTTTTACAGATGGTGTACTGTCTAAACATGCCGTTCCTGCGCTTACAACTGTAAGTCAGCACGGACAAAAAATAGGGGAAAAAGCAGCCGAATTATTAATCAATAATTTAGAAAGAGAAGACGAAGAAGATATCTACGAAACCGTAGTTATTGAGACCGAATTAATAGAACGAGAATCCACCAAATAA